A single genomic interval of Nomascus leucogenys isolate Asia chromosome 3, Asia_NLE_v1, whole genome shotgun sequence harbors:
- the OLIG3 gene encoding oligodendrocyte transcription factor 3: MDEMYLRDHHHRHHHHQESRLNSVSSTQGDMMQKMPGESLSRAGAKAAGESSKYKIKKQLSEQDLQQLRLKINGRERKRMHDLNLAMDGLREVMPYAHGPSVRKLSKIATLLLARNYILMLTSSLEEMKRLVGEIYGGHHSAFHCGTVGHSAGHPAHAANAVHPVHPILGGALSSGNASSPLSAASLPAIGTIRPPHSLLKAPSTPPALQLGSGFQHWAGLPCPCTICQMPPPPHLSALSTANMARLSAESKDLLK, encoded by the coding sequence ATGGATGAGATGTACCTGAGggaccaccaccaccgccaccaccaccaccaggagAGCCGTCTCAACTCGGTCTCGTCCACACAGGGAGATATGATGCAGAAGATGCCCGGGGAAAGCCTCTCGCGGGCTGGCGCCAAGGCCGCGGGAGAGAGCAGCAAGTACAAAATCAAGAAGCAGCTGTCGGAGCAGGACCTACAGCAGTTGCGGCTGAAGATCAACGGACGCGAACGCAAGCGGATGCACGACCTGAACCTAGCCATGGACGGGCTGCGCGAAGTCATGCCCTACGCGCACGGGCCCTCGGTGCGAAAGCTCTCCAAGATCGCCACACTGCTCCTCGCCAGAAATTACATCCTCATGCTCACCAGCTCCCTGGAGGAGATGAAGAGGCTGGTTGGCGAGATCTATGGGGGCCACCACTCGGCCTTTCACTGCGGGACCGTGGGCCACTCTGCCGGCCACCCCGCGCACGCGGCCAACGCCGTGCACCCGGTGCACCCCATCTTGGGCGGCGCGCTCTCATCCGGCAATGCCTCGTCACCGCTATCCGCCGCCTCACTTCCCGCCATCGGCACCATCCGGCCTCCCCACTCGCTGCTCAAGGCGCCCTCCACGCCGCCCGCGCTGCAGCTGGGCAGCGGCTTCCAGCACTGGGctggcctgccctgcccctgcacCATCTGCCAGATGCCGCCGCCGCCGCACCTGTCCGCTCTCTCCACAGCCAACATGGCCCGGCTGTCGGCCGAGTCCAAGGACTTGCTCAAGTGA